One Euwallacea similis isolate ESF13 chromosome 26, ESF131.1, whole genome shotgun sequence genomic window carries:
- the LOC136417078 gene encoding solute carrier family 7 member 14 isoform X2, giving the protein MKLSFLPKDREQFRRDGLVLFSKLIRTKNVEGLQETVPERPDDRKNKLTKCLTTLDLTSLGVGSCVGTGMYLVAGMVAKNVAGPGVVISFVIAAVASIFSGACYAEFGVRVPHTTGSAYMYSYVTVGEFVAFVIGWNMILEYLIGTSACACALSACFDALANGAITNAFHTRFGEFIGRDPDYLAFLITLLMTLVLAAGVKKSLIFNNILNAINFAVWMFIMGAGMFYINPDNWTKHDGFLAKGWPGVFTGAATCFYAFIGFDIIATTGEEAATPKKSIPLAIICSLGIILTAYVTTSMMLTLIVPYTDVDEDSALVGMFGQVGAFRCKYFVAVGALAGLTVSMFGSMFPMPRIIYAMAQDGLIFKTFSQVWPSTGTPGLATFCSGLAASVAALFIRLEILVEMMSIGTLLAYTLVSTCVLILRYQPHSTNLVELLPQSLRTPLRGSPVKDGLQQSPNGTAGLYRNQLAPEALKQAIDSSLDIPHGPTPSPSPLPTQPTQRVMVRRVTRSSPDSDDTFGADEQEEEYSMRDDQFLVSDRTENKFYGTLHGAGSATSTGGVVGSTVGPSLGYIGRRLQAATYLCPAIFPWVDTGPATEESGMFVMKMVGILYILIIIFDLIVVNGMDDMSTATTLFLWLFFLAILALLLVISRKPQNRNTILFMTPGLPFVPAIAITVNIYLILKLSKLTLVRFTIWMTLGLIMYFYYGIKNSILEEKPDADGNIELTITDHEKGNSFNNPSPYRADQNIFQDHQSTYNWNPNMSWDHTPSWAQSNNWGKPQYQVEQQYNVETNNTRSVINKATPNQSTTTSTGSGLFVSDPTAFPTWDD; this is encoded by the exons atgaaattaagttttttgccgAAGGATCGGGAACAATTCCGCAGGGACGGACTGGTACTGTTTAGCAAACTAATTCGCACCAAAAACGTCGAAGGGCTGCAGGAAACGGTACCGGAACGACCGGACGACAGAAAAAACAAACTCACG aaatgtttGACAACACTAGATTTAACATCGCTAGGAGTGGGAAGCTGCGTAGGTACTGGGATGTATTTAGTTGCGGGCATGGTAGCGAAAAACGTAGCTGGGCCAGGCGTAGTAATCAGCTTCGTTATAGCCGCAGTAGCTAGCATATTCTCAG GGGCTTGTTATGCTGAGTTTGGAGTTCGAGTGCCTCACACCACAGGTTCAGCCTACATGTACTCCTACGTGACGGTAGGGGAGTTCGTCGCTTTCGTTATTGGTTGGAACATGATATTGGAGTACTTGATCGGTACCAGTGCGTGTGCTTGTGCCCTCAGCGCCTGCTTTGACGCCCTCGCCAACGGTGCCATCACCAATGCTTTCCACACGAGATTTGGGGAATTCATCG GCAGAGATCCGGACTACCTAGCCTTCCTGATCACGCTGCTGATGACGCTGGTGCTGGCCGCCGGCGTCAAGAAGTCACTGATCTTCAACAATATTCTAAATGCAATCAACTTCGCTGTGTGGATGTTTATTATGGGTGCTGGAATGTTTTATATAAACCCGGACAATTGGACCAAGCATGACGGATTCTTGGCTAAAGGCTGGCCTGGGGTGTTCACTGGGGCGGCCACATGCTTCTACGCCTTCATAGGATTCGACATAATAGCCACCACCGGTGAAGAGGCAGCAACGCCGAAAAAATCCATTCCCCTAGCAATAATATGCAGCCTGGGGATCATCCTAACAGCTTACGTTACCACCTCCATGATGCTTACTTTAATAG tGCCGTACACGGATGTCGATGAGGATTCTGCCTTGGTGGGGATGTTCGGTCAAGTGGGAGCATTCCGATGTAAATACTTTGTAGCCGTGGGTGCCCTGGCTGGCCTAACCGTCTCTATGTTCGGATCCATGTTTCCCATGCCCAGGATCATTTACGCCATGGCTCAGGACGGATTGATTTTTAA GACATTTTCCCAAGTGTGGCCCAGCACAGGAACTCCAGGCCTCGCCACGTTTTGCAGTGGGTTAGCCGCTTCCGTAGCCGCCCTTTTCATACGTCTGGAAATTCTAGTCGAGATGATGTCTATAG gCACACTGCTAGCTTATACCTTAGTGTCCACCTGTGTGCTGATTTTGCGGTACCAACCTCACTCCACCAATTTGGTAGAACTGCTTCCACAGAGTCTTCGCACCCCACTCAGGGGATCTCCTGTCAAAGATGGCTTGCAGCAAAGTCCCAATGGAACCGCAG gATTGTATCGCAATCAGTTAGCTCCGGAAGCCCTCAAGCAGGCTATAGACTCCAGCTTGGACATTCCCCACGGCCCAACACCCTCTCCGTCGCCCCTTCCGACACAACCAACCCAGCGAGTAATGGTTCGAAGAGTGACCCGCAG TTCCCCGGATAGCGATGATACTTTCGGAGCCGATGAGCAAGAGGAGGAATATTCCATGAGGGACGACCAATTCTTGGTATCCGACagaacagaaaataaattttatgggACTTTGCATGGGGCTGGAAGTGCTACGAGTACTGGAGGAGTAGTAGGTTCCACTGTAGGGCCTAGTTTAGGGTATATTGGAAGAAGACTGCAGGCGGCTACTTATTTGTGTCCGGCCATCTTTCCTTGGGTGGATACCGGGCCTGCCACTGAGGAGTCTGGGATGTTCGTCATGAAAATGGTGGGAATACTCTATATCCTCATCATAATTTTCGATCTCATCGTCGTGAATGGGATGGACGATATGAGCACTGCAACCACTTTGTTTCTCTGGCTGTTTTTCCTGGCAATCTTGGCTTTGCTTTTGGTAATTTCGAGAAAACCCCAAAACAG GAATACGATTTTGTTCATGACCCCGGGGCTACCATTTGTGCCGGCCATCGCCATCACAGTCAACATCTATTTGATTCTAAAGTTGTCCAAGCTGACTCTAGTCAGATTCACCATTTGGATGACCTTAGGACTTATCATGTATTTTTACTACGGGATCAAGAACAGCATTCTCGAAGAGAAACCGGATGCTGATGGAAATATCGAACTGACCATAACGGACCACGAAAAAGGCAATAGTTTTAATAATCCCTCGCCTTACAGGGCCGACCAAAATATCTT CCAAGACCATCAGTCCACGTATAACTGGAACCCAAATATGTCCTGGGATCACACTCCATCTTGGGCGCAGTCCAATAATTGGGGCAAACCCCAGTATCAAGTGGAACAGCAATATAATGTGGAGACAAATAATACCAG GTCAGTTATCAATAAAGCAACCCCTAATCAGAGCACCACCACCTCAACAGGGAGTGGTTTGTTTGTGAGTGATCCGACTGCCTTTCCCACGTGGGACGACTAA
- the LOC136417078 gene encoding probable cationic amino acid transporter isoform X1 → MKLSFLPKDREQFRRDGLVLFSKLIRTKNVEGLQETVPERPDDRKNKLTKCLTTLDLTSLGVGSCVGTGMYLVAGMVAKNVAGPGVVISFVIAAVASIFSGACYAEFGVRVPHTTGSAYMYSYVTVGEFVAFVIGWNMILEYLIGTSACACALSACFDALANGAITNAFHTRFGEFIGRDPDYLAFLITLLMTLVLAAGVKKSLIFNNILNAINFAVWMFIMGAGMFYINPDNWTKHDGFLAKGWPGVFTGAATCFYAFIGFDIIATTGEEAATPKKSIPLAIICSLGIILTAYVTTSMMLTLIVPYTDVDEDSALVGMFGQVGAFRCKYFVAVGALAGLTVSMFGSMFPMPRIIYAMAQDGLIFKTFSQVWPSTGTPGLATFCSGLAASVAALFIRLEILVEMMSIGTLLAYTLVSTCVLILRYQPHSTNLVELLPQSLRTPLRGSPVKDGLQQSPNGTAGLYRNQLAPEALKQAIDSSLDIPHGPTPSPSPLPTQPTQRVMVRRVTRRSTLSSSPDSDDTFGADEQEEEYSMRDDQFLVSDRTENKFYGTLHGAGSATSTGGVVGSTVGPSLGYIGRRLQAATYLCPAIFPWVDTGPATEESGMFVMKMVGILYILIIIFDLIVVNGMDDMSTATTLFLWLFFLAILALLLVISRKPQNRHVGFFSI, encoded by the exons atgaaattaagttttttgccgAAGGATCGGGAACAATTCCGCAGGGACGGACTGGTACTGTTTAGCAAACTAATTCGCACCAAAAACGTCGAAGGGCTGCAGGAAACGGTACCGGAACGACCGGACGACAGAAAAAACAAACTCACG aaatgtttGACAACACTAGATTTAACATCGCTAGGAGTGGGAAGCTGCGTAGGTACTGGGATGTATTTAGTTGCGGGCATGGTAGCGAAAAACGTAGCTGGGCCAGGCGTAGTAATCAGCTTCGTTATAGCCGCAGTAGCTAGCATATTCTCAG GGGCTTGTTATGCTGAGTTTGGAGTTCGAGTGCCTCACACCACAGGTTCAGCCTACATGTACTCCTACGTGACGGTAGGGGAGTTCGTCGCTTTCGTTATTGGTTGGAACATGATATTGGAGTACTTGATCGGTACCAGTGCGTGTGCTTGTGCCCTCAGCGCCTGCTTTGACGCCCTCGCCAACGGTGCCATCACCAATGCTTTCCACACGAGATTTGGGGAATTCATCG GCAGAGATCCGGACTACCTAGCCTTCCTGATCACGCTGCTGATGACGCTGGTGCTGGCCGCCGGCGTCAAGAAGTCACTGATCTTCAACAATATTCTAAATGCAATCAACTTCGCTGTGTGGATGTTTATTATGGGTGCTGGAATGTTTTATATAAACCCGGACAATTGGACCAAGCATGACGGATTCTTGGCTAAAGGCTGGCCTGGGGTGTTCACTGGGGCGGCCACATGCTTCTACGCCTTCATAGGATTCGACATAATAGCCACCACCGGTGAAGAGGCAGCAACGCCGAAAAAATCCATTCCCCTAGCAATAATATGCAGCCTGGGGATCATCCTAACAGCTTACGTTACCACCTCCATGATGCTTACTTTAATAG tGCCGTACACGGATGTCGATGAGGATTCTGCCTTGGTGGGGATGTTCGGTCAAGTGGGAGCATTCCGATGTAAATACTTTGTAGCCGTGGGTGCCCTGGCTGGCCTAACCGTCTCTATGTTCGGATCCATGTTTCCCATGCCCAGGATCATTTACGCCATGGCTCAGGACGGATTGATTTTTAA GACATTTTCCCAAGTGTGGCCCAGCACAGGAACTCCAGGCCTCGCCACGTTTTGCAGTGGGTTAGCCGCTTCCGTAGCCGCCCTTTTCATACGTCTGGAAATTCTAGTCGAGATGATGTCTATAG gCACACTGCTAGCTTATACCTTAGTGTCCACCTGTGTGCTGATTTTGCGGTACCAACCTCACTCCACCAATTTGGTAGAACTGCTTCCACAGAGTCTTCGCACCCCACTCAGGGGATCTCCTGTCAAAGATGGCTTGCAGCAAAGTCCCAATGGAACCGCAG gATTGTATCGCAATCAGTTAGCTCCGGAAGCCCTCAAGCAGGCTATAGACTCCAGCTTGGACATTCCCCACGGCCCAACACCCTCTCCGTCGCCCCTTCCGACACAACCAACCCAGCGAGTAATGGTTCGAAGAGTGACCCGCAG ATCGACTCTTTCCAGTTCCCCGGATAGCGATGATACTTTCGGAGCCGATGAGCAAGAGGAGGAATATTCCATGAGGGACGACCAATTCTTGGTATCCGACagaacagaaaataaattttatgggACTTTGCATGGGGCTGGAAGTGCTACGAGTACTGGAGGAGTAGTAGGTTCCACTGTAGGGCCTAGTTTAGGGTATATTGGAAGAAGACTGCAGGCGGCTACTTATTTGTGTCCGGCCATCTTTCCTTGGGTGGATACCGGGCCTGCCACTGAGGAGTCTGGGATGTTCGTCATGAAAATGGTGGGAATACTCTATATCCTCATCATAATTTTCGATCTCATCGTCGTGAATGGGATGGACGATATGAGCACTGCAACCACTTTGTTTCTCTGGCTGTTTTTCCTGGCAATCTTGGCTTTGCTTTTGGTAATTTCGAGAAAACCCCAAAACAGGCATGttggttttttttcaatataa